GAATTGCACTAATAAGAATGTCCTTAACACAGAGTTTCACAGAGGTTATCACAGAGTTACACAGAGTTTTAAGAGGGGGATTAAACACCCCGTCTGCTTCGCATCCACCCCTCTTTAGCATCCTTTCAGGATTAAGAGGGGAGTTAAGAACCAGCCCGTCATCTTCGATGCCACCCCTCCAAAGAGGGGAATTGAAGATGCCGACAGGGATGTCGGCGCTCCCAGTGGCGCTCCCAGTGTTACCAGACATCTGAGAATTGAGTAGCCAGGCTTGTTTCAACTGTTTCATAGGTTTCTTCTTGAGAGTTAATTCTAAGGACATTGACTCCTCCGGTGAGAGCATCAGGTCCGTCATCGTTAGGATAATCCGGGAAGCCGAGAAGTTGGTCTTCGAGAAGTTGAGTTTCTGCTGTTTTTTGCTTAGGAAAGAGAAGCCAACCCCACTCGAAGTAAGGCTCGAGTCTTTCTATTCTAAGTTCTTTCTTTTCTTTGTTTTCTACTCCTGAAACAGGTAACATATAGCCGATAACCTGAGCCAGGTCAGGGATGTAGTCCCAGATAACCTTTTGCCAGAAGTTGGATTCCATATAAAGACGGGCATTGTATTTGCTGTGAACAGAATAGAGATATTTAAGCATGTCGATGATAGAAGCTTTTCTTAAGTAGCACTCTAACAGGTAATACTTCTTTTTGTAGAAGCCAATAGTCATTGATGCTTTATAGTCTGAAGTAGATTTTTCACCTAAAGAAGGGTCTGTGTAGTTAACTATTTTCTCAAAGGTGATGTTTTCGATATCTTCAGGGGAGTAATATCTAAACCAGGCTTCTTTAAACTTAAGTCCTTCTACTACCGGGTTCATTCTAAAATGTCGTTCAAAGCCAAATCTACCGATTGTTTGATAGATTTTGATAATTTGTTTTTTAGTATGTTTTTCAGGCCAAGTTGGATTAAATTGACCGTCATCAACCTTGAAGATAAGCATCTTACGGCCGATAAGTTCACCTGTTTCAGTTGATTTCTTAAAAAGATTTAAGGCTGATTTCTGATGAGTAAGATTACCAAGCCAGATGATATAACCTTGTCCATCTTCCAGGGCACCATAAGCTTCTTCAGTAACGAACTGGAGCTTTTCTTTAGCTATTCTTTCGTTAAAAGATTGGTGGTCTTCTAAGTCATCGATATCTATATAATCTGGTCTGTGAGTCATGTGAATTACACCACGGACACCTGATTTATAACCTAAAGCAAGGAATCTACAGCCAGATTTAAGAGTAAAATCAGACTCAGAAGATGAAGTCGTTAATTGTTCTCCGAAGTCTTGCTTTATTCTTTCATTAAAGAGGAATTCAGCTCTTATGGCTGCGGTTCTTTCAGCTGCTTTATCATCAGATTTAGCAATCTTGACATTAAAAAATATTTCTTCCTTAAGAGCTTTCCAGATAGGTTTGATAATAGATAGCTGAGTAGTCTTACCCATACCTCTAAAACCGGCAATAGCTGTTATTTGTCCGAGTATTTCAGTTTCTTCATGAGCTATTTTATGAGGTGTACCTGACTTACAGCGGATGTAGTGAGGAAAGTAAGTTTCAGCAAAGAAGAAGAAGTCTTTTTTAGCTTTGGCCAGTCTCTTTGCTTTTGCTACTTTATCATTAGGCAAAGGTGTAGAGAACTTCTTAATGTTGGAGATTAAGAGCTCGAGCCTCTTATCAAATTCTTTAGAAGTTATTTGCTTATTCATCACTCATCCTAAAGTTGTTTCCGGAAGCATATTTTCGTCTTAAATCATCTGAAATCTCTCTAATATACTTACCCCAGAGCATAAGGAAATCCTCATTTCCTATCTTGTTCTGAATGCAGTGAGTAATGTCTTCTAACATGTTAAAGATGTTGGAGAGCATCATCTTTTCAGGAGATAGTTTCTCTGCAATTTTAGAAATCTTTGCCAGAGCATCAGCTGTTTTAGGGTCTGTCAGCTTTCCTTCTTTCATAGCTTTATTCATTTCAGAAAAGAGAGATTTGGTCATTTCGATAGTTAAGCCAATAGTGCCTGAAGCTCTGATGGCCTTATCCCATTCATGCTTCTTTTTCCAGGCATAGATTGTCTGCTGAGAGACTTTCAGAATGGTAGCAATCTCACTTATCTGTTTGCCTTCCATGATGTAGAGTCTTTCAGCTTGTTCTTTGATAATGCGTTTATGAGCCATTGAATGACCTCCTTATCTTGTTATCGTAGTATTTGCTGATAATGTTTGAGATTTGGCTTTCATCTTCAGGACTAATAAACAAATAAGGTCTGGCAGGTATTTTTACAGACTTCTGAAGCTTGTAGAGTGCTTCAATTTTATCATTTCCTAAGTTTCTGAAGATGATGCCTTTGCGAATAAAGGTATCCTCCCACTCCAGAGGTCTTTTTACTTTAGCTGCAGGAGTAAGAGGTATTGCTAGGTATTTTGCCCTTTTAGGGGTGATTGTACCTCCTTCCTGGTGTATTCTGGCATAAGTAACATTGGTTCCAACAACGATAGAAGAACCACGAATAGCATAAGTTATTGAAGAAAGGAGGTTACCACTATCTGTTAGGGTTGCTTTATTCTTGAACTTATTGGGAGTAGCAGGAGTGATTTTATTCTGTCTTATCCTACTTTTGATGTTCCTGGTAATTACCTGGCCAATTGCTTTTAAAAGTTGTTGATCTTGAATCATAGCCAATCTCCAAAATAGACAGGTTTAGAAGAAATATCATCATCAAGAGCATCTTCTTTCATGATAAGAATCTCTCCTTTTTGAATTTTTACCAAATCTTTTAAAACTTGCTTCTCTTGTTCTTTGACTGCTTCCGGGATATCATTAGAAGCAAAGAGTCTGTAGCATTCTGCTTTAGAAAGAATTATACAGAACCTGTTAATCATGGCATTTGTCCCGGGTAATGGCAAGTCATACCTAACCTGAAGAAAACTATCGATGTAGCTTGATTGGTCTTCTAACATCATAATAAGTTGTTCATCTGTAATGTCTTGTAAGAGTAAGTCTTTCTTAGAGCCGAAAGAGTCTTTTAAATTTTCTATTGTACCGTACATTTTTTTCTCCTTGTTTTTTTAATCTATCCACTAATTACACGAATTGCACTAATAAGAATGTCCTTAACACAGAGGACACAGAGGTTTTCACAGAGTTTTAAGAAGGGGTAAGATGCCAGCAAGGATGCTGGCGCTCCCAGTATTAAGATTCATCATGAATAAAATTAACCTGGTAGGTAATGAAGCCCGGGAAGATGGCAAGTCTTCTAAAGCCGTTAAAGTATAAGAAACCTTTGGCGAAGCTTCTTTTATTGAGTGATTTACGCATATCATCAATAATGTTAAACATAGCTGTAGGTTTCCTGCCTTTTATATGATTTGTGGAGACATAAACAGCTACAGTGGTCCTGATAGTGTTTTGTCTGCCATTTGGATTTGGATCAGCATCAGAGAGTTCTACAAAAGCTGATGGTGGCACAAGAGTGTATTCACTAATGTTATCATACTGCCCTTCATAAGGTTCTACTTGTTTAAATAGCTTTCCATCTTCTGTTTCCAGGCTCTTCAATTTTACGATTAATTCTTCTAATAAAGTACTTAGCATTAAGGCTCCTTTTGTTTTAAATCTATCCACTAATTACACGAATTACACTAAGAAGAAGATCCTTAACACAGAGGACACAGAGGTTTTCACAGAGTCTCACAGAGGTTTAAGAAAGTGTGAAGATACCCGTAACCCCTGAAAAGAATCTCTCTTTCCAGTTATTAGAGCCATAATAACACAAGAGTTAAAAATAACTGAAAAAAGTGGGTATTTTACCCAATTTTTTTTATGAAAATGATTAGCTGTGATAAGGTGGCTTTAAAGATAAAGAGCTTTTACTCGAATTAACACGAATTAAAGCGAATTAAGAGAAGAAGAGGGGAATAAATGGACTGGTACAAGATAGTAAATAGTAGTGATGGAGCAGATGTATATCTTTATGATGAGATAGGAGGTTGGGGGATAACAGCTCGCTCCTTTCTTAATCAGATAAAGCAAATTAAAGGAAGAATAACACTTCATATTAACTCTCCAGGTGGAGATGTTTTTGACGGCATTGCTATTTATAACACCCTCAAAGATAGAGGGGAAATAACTGTAAAGATTGAAGGTTTATGTGCTTCCATGGCTTCTATAATTGCTATGGCCGGAGATAATGTAGAGATGGCAGATAACTCTATGATGATGATTCATAACCCATGGGCCGGAATGAATGGGGATGCAAGTGAATTTAAGAAGATGGCTGAGGTTCTTGACCAGATAAAAGCACTCTTAATCACAACTTACAAGTCTAAAACAAGTTTAAGTGATGAAGCAATATCTTTGCTAATGGATCAAGAAAGCTGGCTTAGTGCAAGTGAAGCATTGGAAAAAGGTTTTATCGATAAAATAACAAGTAGTGTCAAAATTCAAAACAGTTATAGTTCTGACAGATATCGCAATAGCGAAGTGTATAAGAAATGGGAGGAGATTAACGCTGAGTCACAAACAAA
The sequence above is drawn from the Maridesulfovibrio ferrireducens genome and encodes:
- the terL gene encoding phage terminase large subunit translates to MNKQITSKEFDKRLELLISNIKKFSTPLPNDKVAKAKRLAKAKKDFFFFAETYFPHYIRCKSGTPHKIAHEETEILGQITAIAGFRGMGKTTQLSIIKPIWKALKEEIFFNVKIAKSDDKAAERTAAIRAEFLFNERIKQDFGEQLTTSSSESDFTLKSGCRFLALGYKSGVRGVIHMTHRPDYIDIDDLEDHQSFNERIAKEKLQFVTEEAYGALEDGQGYIIWLGNLTHQKSALNLFKKSTETGELIGRKMLIFKVDDGQFNPTWPEKHTKKQIIKIYQTIGRFGFERHFRMNPVVEGLKFKEAWFRYYSPEDIENITFEKIVNYTDPSLGEKSTSDYKASMTIGFYKKKYYLLECYLRKASIIDMLKYLYSVHSKYNARLYMESNFWQKVIWDYIPDLAQVIGYMLPVSGVENKEKKELRIERLEPYFEWGWLLFPKQKTAETQLLEDQLLGFPDYPNDDGPDALTGGVNVLRINSQEETYETVETSLATQFSDVW
- a CDS encoding DUF1804 family protein; this encodes MAHKRIIKEQAERLYIMEGKQISEIATILKVSQQTIYAWKKKHEWDKAIRASGTIGLTIEMTKSLFSEMNKAMKEGKLTDPKTADALAKISKIAEKLSPEKMMLSNIFNMLEDITHCIQNKIGNEDFLMLWGKYIREISDDLRRKYASGNNFRMSDE
- a CDS encoding phage virion morphogenesis protein — translated: MIQDQQLLKAIGQVITRNIKSRIRQNKITPATPNKFKNKATLTDSGNLLSSITYAIRGSSIVVGTNVTYARIHQEGGTITPKRAKYLAIPLTPAAKVKRPLEWEDTFIRKGIIFRNLGNDKIEALYKLQKSVKIPARPYLFISPEDESQISNIISKYYDNKIRRSFNGS
- a CDS encoding phage protein Gp36 family protein, which codes for MYGTIENLKDSFGSKKDLLLQDITDEQLIMMLEDQSSYIDSFLQVRYDLPLPGTNAMINRFCIILSKAECYRLFASNDIPEAVKEQEKQVLKDLVKIQKGEILIMKEDALDDDISSKPVYFGDWL
- a CDS encoding head maturation protease, ClpP-related; the encoded protein is MDWYKIVNSSDGADVYLYDEIGGWGITARSFLNQIKQIKGRITLHINSPGGDVFDGIAIYNTLKDRGEITVKIEGLCASMASIIAMAGDNVEMADNSMMMIHNPWAGMNGDASEFKKMAEVLDQIKALLITTYKSKTSLSDEAISLLMDQESWLSASEALEKGFIDKITSSVKIQNSYSSDRYRNSEVYKKWEEINAESQTNKTSTPPQNIKPIQREENMDELFEVLGVKDKAEAVVKIDSLTTQVTALKTKNQKLETEVTELRKVNVEAKINQAITEGKITPAQKDFARTLINKDEALFNEFVKNAGNSKSDLTQTITLGANADEELSWEVLMKDPEKAGELYNTNPKLYEELRSKYMEDNR